The Arachis hypogaea cultivar Tifrunner chromosome 16, arahy.Tifrunner.gnm2.J5K5, whole genome shotgun sequence genome contains a region encoding:
- the LOC112755447 gene encoding uncharacterized protein produces MGLLSMAMAKAKAKATATTTHTTDMGLLLVFFPQNHNAPNTNTSFKRTNSNNLILSKTQSTISICALLFFLTLLLFTLSTFEPTNTLHRNNNNSNHHPTKLVQSKTQNHNNWFLPKRFWPNTPFKSQHSHSPSKALQRMGTLYRRGTRAMTDLVICHVADETTVHEFRYFLRLIHRSGLTARSDVVFLFSSRSLSSSFAPVIREENEAFSSLVELHSELNSTRWSQLPESTFDVTRFFVRVGKKGEEIAEPLWGKKTRINSSDGESSRRGGGGEVMLSYGSVLSFDAAELDPENSLAGFLDRVPLSLRRWACYPMLLGRVRHNFKHVMLVDVKNAAVVNDPLGRVRNRRSESVFLFAKHGKKNNDASRTSQRQVNPAVVMGGARGVRRLANAVVVEIVRAAMQQRKRKNSVSESAILSQLTGGNEIMLKGKGVELMEPSESIPDASQLSGRNSGASLSDYAIIQRGTTSNHDLINSVIKKQICSSVVDSSVYRDC; encoded by the coding sequence ATGGGGCTCCTTTCAATGGCAATGGCAAAGGCAAAAGCCAAAGCCACAGCCACCACCACCCACACCACCGACATGGGTCTTCTCTTAGTCTTCTTCCCTCAGAACCACAATGCCCCCAACACAAACACCTCCTTCAAGAGAACCAACTCTAACAACCTTATTCTCTCCAAGACCCAATCAACTATCTCCATATGCGCACTCCTCTTCTTCCTTACTCTCCTTCTCTTCACGCTCTCCACATTTGAACCCACTAACACACTTCATCGTAACAACAACAATAGCAACCACCATCCAACTAAACTCGTCCAATCTAAAACCCAAAACCACAATAATTGGTTTTTACCAAAGCGCTTCTGGCCAAACACGCCCTTCAAATCACAACATTCACATTCTCCCTCCAAGGCACTTCAGAGAATGGGCACCTTATACCGTAGAGGAACAAGAGCAATGACCGATCTAGTTATCTGCCACGTGGCCGACGAAACCACCGTCCACGAATTCCGTTATTTTCTCAGATTAATCCACCGCTCAGGACTCACTGCAAGAAGCGACGTCGTTTTTCTCTTCAGTTCTCGTTCTCTGTCCTCCTCCTTCGCGCCGGTTATTCGCGAAGAGAACGAAGCTTTCTCCTCGCTTGTTGAGCTGCACTCTGAGTTGAACTCGACTCGATGGAGCCAGTTACCTGAGTCAACGTTCGATGTGACTCGCTTCTTTGTTAGGGTTGGGAAGAAGGGAGAGGAGATCGCTGAACCGCTATGGGGGAAGAAAACAAGGATCAACTCGAGTGACGGTGAGTCGAGTCGCCGCGGCGGCGGTGGCGAAGTGATGCTGAGTTACGGATCGGTGCTGAGTTTCGACGCGGCGGAGCTTGACCCGGAGAACTCGCTCGCAGGGTTTCTGGACCGAGTTCCGCTGAGTCTACGGCGGTGGGCGTGTTACCCTATGCTGCTTGGCCGAGTCAGACACAATTTCAAGCACGTGATGCTCGTGGACGTGAAGAACGCGGCGGTGGTGAATGACCCGCTCGGCCGAGTCAGGAATCGGAGGTCGGAGTCGGTTTTTCTGTTTGCGAAGCACGGGAAGAAGAACAACGACGCGAGTCGGACGAGCCAGCGCCAGGTCAACCCTGCCGTCGTGATGGGCGGCGCTCGCGGCGTCCGGCGGTTAGCAAATGCGGTTGTGGTGGAGATCGTGCGGGCAGCGATGCAGcaaaggaagaggaagaattcAGTATCCGAGTCAGCGATACTGAGTCAACTCACCGGCGGGAACGAGATCATGTTGAAGGGAAAAGGCGTTGAGTTAATGGAGCCGAGCGAGTCGATCCCTGATGCGAGTCAACTCAGTGGGCGAAACTCGGGCGCGTCGCTTTCAGATTATGCAATAATTCAACGCGGGACAACGAGTAATCATGATTTAATTAATTCTGTTATTAAAAAGCAAATTTGTTCTTCTGTGGTTGATTCTTCTGTCTATAGAGATTGTTAG